The DNA window TTGCCCAAGATCTCCCTTCCGCAATTTTCGGGAGATCTCACGCTTTGGCCCTCGTTCATCGCGTTATACAACATCTCTATTCACGAGAACCGGAACGTCCCTACCATAGAGAAGTATCAATATCTGATATCCTGCTTGAAAGGAGAAGCGCTGAACGTCGTCAAGAACATCCCTCTCTCCGCCGATAACTACGCGATAGCTTATGACGCCTTGATTTCGCGATATCAAAACAAACGAGACTTGGCGGATTATCACGTGGACTTGATGCTGAAAGCTCAGCCGTTGAAGTCGGAGTCGGCCGTCCCCCTGCGCACGCTGTTGAGCACCTTCACCGAGAACACGCGAGCATTGAATCTATTAGGATTTCCTACAGACGCTTGGGATTATCTCCTTCTCAAATTCTTGCTGGAGAAGCTCCCTCGTTCGCTCCGCGAGAAGTTCGAATCTGAACACCGGGCGGAGGAAATACCGAAATTCACGCAGCTCACAAAGTTCCTCTCTGATCACTGCCGGGTTCTCGCGTCGGTATCGGGTTCACAAAATACGTCGCAACAGTCTCAGTCGACTTCGTCAAAGAATTCCGCGTCGGCTTCGTCGCTCGCAACTCGAACCGCCGAGTGTCCGGTATGTAAAGAACAACACCTTGTTGCAAAATGTTCTCGGTTCTTAAAGTTAGCACCCCGAGAGAGGCATTCGACGGCTAAAGCTTCGAACTTGTGCTATAACTGCCTCCGCGTGGGCCACGGCGTTAATGACTGTCCATCGTCGTGGACGTGTCGGTCGTGTAAGGCCAAACATCACACGCTCCTGCATTTTGAGCAGAACTCGGGCTCGGCGAATGCACCCACAGACGCCGAACCACCCTCCGAATCGGGGACAACGTCATCGCAGGGAAGCGAACCCCTCGTTAGCATGGCTAGTGTCGCGCGGTCGAACCCGATCGTATTGTTGTCGACGGTACAAGCCGAAGCGCTCGACGCACACGGAAATCCCTTCCCCGTTCGTATTCTGTTAGATAGCGCGAGCCAGCTAAACTTTATCTCCGAAAGTTGCGTGCAGAGGGGTGGTTTCGGACGAACCAAGTGCCATACGGTAGTTCTCGCGGTAAATGATACAAGGGCGGCTGCAACTCGAGGCCGCACCTCACTCGTAATACAAGCACAGGGCAGGGAAAGCACGCGCACCCCAGTAGAGGCTACGATTCTTCCGCGCATCTCCGCCCCGTTACCTAGCAGTCAGGTCGAGCGAAGAGCGTGGAAGCATTTGAACGGATTGCGGCTGGCTGACCCGCGGTATCACCGACCCGGTCCCATCGACATCCTGATCGGCGCAGAAATCTTCGCGTCGTTACTTCGGGATGGCCGTCGCGTGGGAAAGAAGGGCGAACCAGACGCCTTCAATTCCGTCTTCGGCTGGGTTCTCGTCGGTTCGGTATCGACGCGGGCGCCGGGATCCACACATTCGTTTATGACTCTCGATTCGTTGGACGCATCTCTTAGTCGATTTTGGCAACTAGACGAGATTCCATCGGTCCCACCGTATTCGCAGGAGGATAAACGTTGCGAGGAATTATTCGCTCAGACCACGCGTCGGGACGCGTCCGGTCGTTTTGTTGTATCGTATCCTTTCAAAAGGGATAAACCTTGTTTTGTCGGCACGCGTCAAGTAGCCCTAAATAGATTTCGCGCACTTGAGCGTCGCTTTAAATTAGATGCAGAGTTTAAATTGAACTATAACAAATTCATGCAGGATTATTTGAATAACGGTTATATGAAACTGATTGAACGGCCGTTCCCGGTGGACGGACCTGTATTCTATTTGCCCCATCATGGGGTAGTTAAATCGGATAGCACTACCACAAAATTGCGGGTCGTATTTGACGCCTCGGCGAAGGATTTGAACGGCGTTTCGTTGAACGACGTATTGCGATCCGGGCCTAAGTTACAGACGGATATAGTCGTGATATTGTTGAGGTTCCGGGTAGGCCGCGTGGCGCTCACTGCGGACGTCAAACAAATGTTCCTTCAGATCTTGGTCGAGCGCGGTCAATGTGACTACCAGAGAATAGTCTGGCGTTTCTCGGAGAATGATCCGATGTTAGACTACTTGATGTTGACTGTCACTTTTGGATTGACGTGTTCTCCGTTCCTGGCAATCGCCTGCTTGTTGAAATTGGCAACGGAAGGCAAAGTGAGCTACCCTCTGGCCGCGGCGGTCTTGGAGGAGAGCGTCTATGTCGACGACGTGGTGGCGAGCGCCGAATCTGAGGGGGAAGCCCGTGAGCTTCAGCGGCAGCTACAAGCTTTGCTTAAAACCGCGGGTTTCGGGCTCAGGAAATGGGCCAGCAGCCATCCGTCAGTCTTAGCAGGTCTCGATCCAGAGCTTTGCAGTCAATCATTGCTATCGTTTGAATCCTCGGAAGATCAGTTTCTCAAAGTTCTCGGACTTCGTTGGTATCCTCAAACGGACAACTTCGGCTTTCAGGTCCACCCGTTGGACAGAGATTGTACCAAACGCACCATTCTCTCGGAACTGGCTCGTATTTTCGACCCGTTAGGCTTTCTGACTCCCCTTACGTTTGCAGCTAAAAGACTGATACAGCAACTCTGGGTGCTCAAATTAGAGTGGGACGATAGGCCTCCTTCGGAAATATGTTCTCGATGGGGACGATACAAATCGGAACTCCCCGCGCTAGCTTCCATTCGCATACCTCGTACTATCGCCATGGCCAACGTAACCCGACGGGAGATACACGGATTTTGTGACGCGAGTGAACAGGGCTACGAAGCCGTTGTATATATTAGAATCGTCGCCGAGGACGGGGTACTGATTCAAATGCTCAGCGCCAAGTCAAAGGTGGCCCCGCTTAAGGCCATCACCTTGCCGAGACTCGAGCTTTGCGCAGCCGTTTTACTGTCGGACTTAGCGGAGTATATCGGGAACATCCTCCGGCCTAAGATTACTATCGACGGCACGTACGCGTGGTCTGATTCCGAGGTCGCGCTCGCCTGGATACGTTCGGCCCCCCACCGTTGGAAGACGTTTGTGCGCAATCGTGTGGCCCGCATCCAGTCCAACACAGATATCTCTTGCTGGAGACATGTCGACACCAAGTCTAACCCCGCCGATTGTTGCTCAAGGGGCTTGTTTCCTCAAGAATTAGTGGATCACCAGCTTTGGTGGACTGGCCCTGCGTGGCTCGCCGAATTCGAACCCACTCCAGAAACGATATTGGAAACTGACGATTTTCCGGAGGAAGAAAAATCTCGTGCTTTTGTTGTTGTAAATCCTGCTGATGTCGTAAACTCTGCTTCTGTTGTTGATTCGCTTCTCGATCGTTTTTCGTCATTGGATAAACTCGTTAGAATATTCTCTTATTGTCTTCGTTTTGTTAATCGACTCCAGTCGAATTCACTTCACAGAACTCTTGTTGTAGACCAAGTCGAATTCCATTCGACCCTGCTAGATCTCGTTAAAGTTGTTCAATCTTGTCGCTTTGCAGAGGAGCTCGATAGATTGAAACGCAATCAGAATTGCTCCAAACCTCTGCGACAACTCGCCCCTTTCGTGGACGCGCGCGGAGTCCTCAGGGTGGGCGGTAGACTCACGCACTCCGCAATATCTCATGAGGCCAAGCATCCCGCGTTATTGCCCGGTAAGCACCGGCTCACGGAACTTATAGTAGAGCGCACCCACCGCCTACACTTGCATCCGGGGCGTCGAGCGTTGCATTACCTACTACTGCAGCATTTTTGGATTCTGGGGGCCCATCAGGCCATCAAACGTTGTTTGTCGCGTTGTTACCAATGTTTCCGGGCGAACCCGCGTACCTTGCAACCGCCCATGGCGGACCTACCGCTCGACCGGGTACGTCAGGCCAAACCCTTCTCAATCGCCGGGGTCGACTACGCGGGCCCCTTCTTCGTATATAATCGTCGTTCTCGCGGGGCAACGCCGTTCAAGGCGTACGTGTGCATTTTCGTTTGCTTTACCACAAAGGCGGTTCATTTGGAACTTGCTTTTTCCTTATCTACAGACTCGTTTTTGTCGGCTCTGAGGCGTTTCATCGCTAGGCGCGGTCGCTGCTCGCGGATCTACAGCGACTGCGGCACCAATTTCGTGGGGGCTCAGC is part of the Temnothorax longispinosus isolate EJ_2023e chromosome 12, Tlon_JGU_v1, whole genome shotgun sequence genome and encodes:
- the LOC139822701 gene encoding uncharacterized protein encodes the protein MSRGNVTKRELCVKRMREIHELSMLAADDVNQRPNFLVRYPIVTKLVEDFEAASLKIIQNASDEEFETEDSIRRDFDKMRFAVIGRYEKFVGADRVAAPAPQAPTQTSSVKLPKISLPQFSGDLTLWPSFIALYNISIHENRNVPTIEKYQYLISCLKGEALNVVKNIPLSADNYAIAYDALISRYQNKRDLADYHVDLMLKAQPLKSESAVPLRTLLSTFTENTRALNLLGFPTDAWDYLLLKFLLEKLPRSLREKFESEHRAEEIPKFTQLTKFLSDHCRVLASVSGSQNTSQQSQSTSSKNSASASSLATRTAECPVCKEQHLVAKCSRFLKLAPRERHSTAKASNLCYNCLRVGHGVNDCPSSWTCRSCKAKHHTLLHFEQNSGSANAPTDAEPPSESGTTSSQGSEPLVSMASVARSNPIVLLSTVQAEALDAHGNPFPVRILLDSASQLNFISESCVQRGGFGRTKCHTVVLAVNDTRAAATRGRTSLVIQAQGRESTRTPVEATILPRISAPLPSSQVERRAWKHLNGLRLADPRYHRPGPIDILIGAEIFASLLRDGRRVGKKGEPDAFNSVFGWVLVGSVSTRAPGSTHSFMTLDSLDASLSRFWQLDEIPSVPPYSQEDKRCEELFAQTTRRDASGRFVVSYPFKRDKPCFVGTRQVALNRFRALERRFKLDAEFKLNYNKFMQDYLNNGYMKLIERPFPVDGPVFYLPHHGVVKSDSTTTKLRVVFDASAKDLNGVSLNDVLRSGPKLQTDIVVILLRFRVGRVALTADVKQMFLQILVERGQCDYQRIVWRFSENDPMLDYLMLTVTFGLTCSPFLAIACLLKLATEGKVSYPLAAAVLEESVYVDDVVASAESEGEARELQRQLQALLKTAGFGLRKWASSHPSVLAGLDPELCSQSLLSFESSEDQFLKVLGLRWYPQTDNFGFQVHPLDRDCTKRTILSELARIFDPLGFLTPLTFAAKRLIQQLWVLKLEWDDRPPSEICSRWGRYKSELPALASIRIPRTIAMANVTRREIHGFCDASEQGYEAVVYIRIVAEDGVLIQMLSAKSKVAPLKAITLPRLELCAAVLLSDLAEYIGNILRPKITIDGTYAWSDSEVALAWIRSAPHRWKTFVRNRVARIQSNTDISCWRHVDTKSNPADCCSRGLFPQELVDHQLWWTGPAWLAEFEPTPETILETDDFPEEEKSRAFVVVNPADVVNSASVVDSLLDRFSSLDKLVRIFSYCLRFVNRLQSNSLHRTLVVDQVEFHSTLLDLVKVVQSCRFAEELDRLKRNQNCSKPLRQLAPFVDARGVLRVGGRLTHSAISHEAKHPALLPGKHRLTELIVERTHRLHLHPGRRALHYLLLQHFWILGAHQAIKRCLSRCYQCFRANPRTLQPPMADLPLDRVRQAKPFSIAGVDYAGPFFVYNRRSRGATPFKAYVCIFVCFTTKAVHLELAFSLSTDSFLSALRRFIARRGRCSRIYSDCGTNFVGAQRKLVSCMEAASGQEQIQWSFNPPSAPHFGGLWEAGVKATKTHLKRVVGAQILTVEEFSTLLAQVESILNSRPLCPTSSDPHDLGVLSPGHFITLEPLVAVPYPDLDPVPIGRLDRWQLVQHMHQQFWKRWHEEYLHTLQQRPKWLKPADAISKGTLVLLKTENAPPLAWRRGRVEELHPGRDGVARVATVRTADGLLSRPLVKLCPLPMDGSPEGLAQT